The Treponema medium genome has a window encoding:
- a CDS encoding NlpC/P60 family protein, whose amino-acid sequence MKKKILVFIFIIINISCQISFFISPEIGSKVVSYAYKYINANTKYVCGGRDSLHTGVINIDCSGLVVQCYRYAIADNIKYDLLFCDANIQDMFKYYSVFTDTLSAGDIIFMSEEDNNDMPTHIGIYIKTIDNNIYNNIYSIDATQGKIEQETHFNNTFNDSYSLINNPNVLS is encoded by the coding sequence ATGAAAAAGAAAATATTGGTATTCATATTTATTATTATAAATATATCTTGTCAGATATCATTTTTCATTTCACCTGAAATCGGGTCTAAGGTCGTTTCGTATGCTTATAAATATATCAATGCAAATACTAAATATGTATGTGGTGGAAGAGATTCTTTGCATACAGGAGTAATAAACATCGATTGTTCTGGTTTGGTAGTACAATGCTATCGATATGCTATTGCAGATAATATAAAGTATGATTTATTATTTTGCGATGCAAATATTCAAGATATGTTTAAGTATTATTCAGTATTCACAGATACACTTTCAGCAGGCGATATAATTTTTATGAGTGAAGAAGATAATAATGATATGCCCACTCATATAGGAATTTATATTAAAACCATCGATAATAATATTTATAATAATATTTATTCTATTGACGCTACGCAAGGCAAAATTGAGCAAGAAACTCATTTTAATAATACATTCAATGATAGCTATAGTTTAATCAACAATCCCAATGTTCTGAGTTGA
- a CDS encoding DUF2871 domain-containing protein — protein sequence MKKYIDIAFIYAIAAAAAGVFYREFTKWNGFSGTTVLGKVHPHLFLLGMMIFLLVALFNAQLDLSQFKTFRVFLKLYNVGVPLTAFMMLVRGIPQVLHITLSKGFDASISGIAGIGHILTGIGLILFLLSLKKAYTEKSIGNL from the coding sequence ATGAAGAAATATATAGACATAGCATTTATCTATGCAATAGCTGCTGCCGCTGCTGGAGTTTTTTATCGGGAATTTACAAAGTGGAATGGTTTTTCAGGTACAACCGTTTTGGGGAAGGTTCATCCTCATCTTTTCCTGTTAGGTATGATGATTTTTCTGCTTGTGGCTCTTTTCAACGCTCAACTGGATTTAAGTCAGTTTAAAACCTTTCGTGTTTTTTTAAAGCTATATAATGTCGGAGTACCGCTGACAGCTTTTATGATGCTTGTTCGGGGCATACCGCAGGTATTACACATTACCCTTTCTAAAGGGTTTGATGCATCAATATCGGGAATTGCCGGTATCGGTCATATTTTAACCGGCATCGGCTTGATATTGTTTTTACTTTCTCTTAAAAAAGCATACACTGAAAAAAGTATCGGGAACCTCTAA